The window CCCCGGACGGGGCTGGCTGGGGCGCACCCCTGACGGCGCACCGGTGAACTACGGCGGGCCGAAAATGGGTACTCCCAATACCGCTTTCTGTAGGACCGCTCCCTAGGCGGGCTCAGGGATTCGGTGACGCGGTGTCAGCGATAGCGGCTACAGCCACATCGAAGCACGAGAGGTCGGGGCAGCACGCGCTGCACGCGACCCTACTGCGTGCCGCCCGTGCTACCGTGCTTGCTCGTGCTGCTCGTGCTGCTCGTACCGCTCGTGCTTCGTCTTGGCGGTTCGCCTACCTCAGCAGCGCGGCTCTTGCCTCGCTCAGCTGCCGCGCCACCGAGTTCGGTCCCGTCCCGCCCGGCACGTCGCGTCGCCGCACCGAGGCCTCTGCTGACAACGCGTCCATGACATCCTCGCCAAACGTCGGATGGGCCGCGGCGTACGCGGCGAGCGGCAGGGTGTGCAACTCGCGACCGCTCACCTCGGCCTCCCGCACGATCGCGCCCACGGCCTTGTGCGACTCCCGGAACGTGACACCACGGTCGACGAGGTAGTCGGCCAGGTCGGTCGCCATCATCACGCTCGACACGGCCGCGCGCATCCGGTCGCGCTGCCAGGTCAGCTCGGCGAGGGTGCCGGCGACCCCTGGCAAGACGAGCAACATCGCATCCACCGACGCAAAGAGCGCGCGCTTGTCGTCCTGCAGGTCCTTGTTGTAGCCGCTGGGCAATCCCTTGAGCGTCGCGAGGAGAGAGACCAGCTCGCCCAGGAAGCGACCGCCACTCCCGCGCGCAATCTCCAGCGCGTCCGGGTTGCGCTTTTGCGGCATCATGCTCGACCCCGTCGTGAACGTGTCGCCGAACTTCACGAAGCCAAACTCACTCGTGCCGAACAGGATGAAATCTTCGGCGATGCGCGAGACATGGCTGCCGAGCATGGCGAGGGCGAACAGCATCTCGACGATGAAGTCGCGGTCGGCGACGGCATCAATCGAGTTGGCGGACAGCCGAGCGAATCCGAGTTCGTCACGCAGCAGGTCGCGTGGGACCGGGAACGCGCAGCCGGCAATCGCCCCGGAGCCCAGGGGGAGCGTGGCAGTGGTCTGCGCGACATGCGCGAGGCGCTCGCGATCGCGCTGGATGGCCCAGAAGTGCGCCAGGACCCAGTGGGCCGCAGACACCGGCTGGGCCCGCTGCAGGTGGGTGTACGCCGGCATTATGTCGTTGACGAGCCCGTCCGCCTGCTCCAGTAACACCTGTTGCAGGTCCCGGACGGCCTGATCCACCGTGCGGCACGCCTCCATCACCCACATGCGGGCACCCGTGGCCACCTGGTCGTTGCGCGACCGTCCGGTGTGCAGCTTGGCCGCCGGGTCGCCAACGATGCCGTGCAGCATCCGGTCGACCATCGTGTGCACGTCCTCGTCGGACGGGTCCGGCTGGGCGCCCGCGGCCAGCCGCCGCGCGACCTCGTCGAGGCCGGTGACGATGGCGTCGCGCTCCGCTGCGGTGAGCACGCCGGCCACCTGCAACGCACGCGCCCACGACTGGGACAGCTTCACGTCGTGCGGCCACAGGCGATAGTCGACGCCAATCGACTTGTTCACGGCGTCCAGCGCGGCCGCCGTCTGTGCCCCAAAGCGGCCGCCCCACAAACGGTGCGAGGACGCCGGCTGGCCCGGCGTCCCCGTCGTGTCGTTGGTGCTCACGTGGCTAGGTCAGCTCGACCGTGGACTCGCTCGGTGCCTCGAGCTTGCCCTCGGCGATGAGCTGCTTGTCCTTGAGGGCACGCACCCGTTGCGGCAAGCCGAACAGGCGAATGAAGCCCGCGGCATCACTCTGCTGGTAGACGTCGTCCGCCCCGAAGGTGACGAACGCCTCGTCGTACAGCGCGTGGTCGCTCTGGCGCGAGACGATCGACGACGTGCCCTTGAACAGCGACAACCCGATTGTCCCCGTGACCCGCGACTGCACCACGTTGATGAAGGCGTCGTAGGCCTTCTTTTCGGTGGTCCACCAGCGTCCTTCGTAGACGAGGTCGGCGTAGCGCGGGGAGATCGCATCCTTCGCGGCGATCGTACGGCGATCGAGGACGAGCATCTCGAGCTCGGACAGCGCCTGGTAGAGCAAGGTGCCGCCCGGGGTCTCGTACACTCCGCGCGACTTCATCCCGATCAACCGGTCCTCGACGATGTCCGCGCGGCCCACGCCATGTCGGCCGGCGATCTCGTTGAGGCGCATCAGCAACGCCACGGGATCGAGCGCCACACCATTCACGCTCACCGGCGTTCCCTGTTCAAACCCGATGGTGACGACCTCGGCCGTGTTGGGCGCGTCGGCCGGATCGGTGGTCAGCAGGAAGAGGTCCTTCGGAGGTCCCTGGCCCGGATCCTCGAGCACGCCGCCCTCATGGGAGATGTGCCAGAGGTTGCGGTCGCGCGAGTAGATCTTCGCGGCGCTCGCCGCGACGGGGACGTTGTGCGCAGCGGCGTACTGCAAGGCGTCCTCGCGGGAGCGAATCTTCCACGCCGCTTCGCGCCACGGCGCGATCACCGGGAGTTCCGGCGCAAAGGCCATGTAGGTGAGCTCAAAGCGCACCTGGTCGTTCCCCTTTCCGGTGCAGCCATGGGAGAGGGCATCACATCCCGTGGCGCGGGCAACATCCACCTGGCGCTTCGCGATGATTGGGCGGGCGATCGACGTGCCGAGCAGGTACTTGCGATTGTAGATCGCTCCGGCGCGCAGGGTCGGGTAGCAGAAGTCCTCGACGAACTCGCGGCGCATGTCCTCGACGTAGCACTCGTCCGCTCCT is drawn from Gemmatimonadota bacterium and contains these coding sequences:
- the argH gene encoding argininosuccinate lyase, with product MSTNDTTGTPGQPASSHRLWGGRFGAQTAAALDAVNKSIGVDYRLWPHDVKLSQSWARALQVAGVLTAAERDAIVTGLDEVARRLAAGAQPDPSDEDVHTMVDRMLHGIVGDPAAKLHTGRSRNDQVATGARMWVMEACRTVDQAVRDLQQVLLEQADGLVNDIMPAYTHLQRAQPVSAAHWVLAHFWAIQRDRERLAHVAQTTATLPLGSGAIAGCAFPVPRDLLRDELGFARLSANSIDAVADRDFIVEMLFALAMLGSHVSRIAEDFILFGTSEFGFVKFGDTFTTGSSMMPQKRNPDALEIARGSGGRFLGELVSLLATLKGLPSGYNKDLQDDKRALFASVDAMLLVLPGVAGTLAELTWQRDRMRAAVSSVMMATDLADYLVDRGVTFRESHKAVGAIVREAEVSGRELHTLPLAAYAAAHPTFGEDVMDALSAEASVRRRDVPGGTGPNSVARQLSEARAALLR
- a CDS encoding argininosuccinate synthase, with product MRKIALAYSGGLDTSVIVPWLKEHYDAKVVCVAADVGQGVNELRGVKEKAIASGADECYVEDMRREFVEDFCYPTLRAGAIYNRKYLLGTSIARPIIAKRQVDVARATGCDALSHGCTGKGNDQVRFELTYMAFAPELPVIAPWREAAWKIRSREDALQYAAAHNVPVAASAAKIYSRDRNLWHISHEGGVLEDPGQGPPKDLFLLTTDPADAPNTAEVVTIGFEQGTPVSVNGVALDPVALLMRLNEIAGRHGVGRADIVEDRLIGMKSRGVYETPGGTLLYQALSELEMLVLDRRTIAAKDAISPRYADLVYEGRWWTTEKKAYDAFINVVQSRVTGTIGLSLFKGTSSIVSRQSDHALYDEAFVTFGADDVYQQSDAAGFIRLFGLPQRVRALKDKQLIAEGKLEAPSESTVELT